The proteins below are encoded in one region of Bremerella sp. P1:
- a CDS encoding beta-ketoacyl-[acyl-carrier-protein] synthase family protein, whose translation MTRRVVVTGVGMVNPMGHDVETVWKGLKEGASGVGYTSIFDASNFPTKISAEVKDWDVTKCGEKIEDWEKAGRHTRFAVGAAKQAVESSGVLDSIKDPTRFGVYLGCGEGDQDFHTFTNMVVAAISSGEGDWDKSAFIKKGLATLDSQREMEQDPSMPCGHLASLFNAQGPNLNCLTACAASSQAIGEARELIKRGTCDVMLSGGAHSMIHPFGVTGFNLLTALSTRNDEPTKASRPFDRERDGFVLGEGASMVVLEELEHAKARGATIFGEIIGYGTTADAFRITDTHPEGRGGIACMKMAMQDAGIGPEQVNYVNAHGTSTTVNDKVETLCCKEAFGEEWAKKIPVSSTKSMMGHLIAAAGVTEAIVCMLAIRDNILPPTINYENPDDNCDLDYVPNVAREAKVDIALNNSFGFGGQNITLALSRFKG comes from the coding sequence ATGACTAGGCGAGTCGTTGTCACCGGTGTCGGCATGGTGAACCCCATGGGACACGATGTGGAAACGGTCTGGAAAGGCCTGAAAGAGGGTGCTTCCGGCGTTGGCTACACCAGCATCTTTGACGCCTCGAACTTCCCCACCAAGATCTCCGCTGAGGTCAAGGATTGGGATGTCACCAAGTGTGGCGAGAAGATCGAAGACTGGGAAAAGGCCGGTCGTCATACGCGCTTCGCCGTCGGTGCCGCTAAGCAGGCCGTCGAATCCTCTGGCGTGCTGGACAGCATCAAGGATCCGACCCGCTTTGGCGTTTATCTGGGATGCGGCGAAGGGGACCAGGATTTCCACACGTTTACCAACATGGTTGTCGCCGCAATCAGCAGCGGCGAAGGCGACTGGGACAAGTCGGCATTCATCAAGAAGGGCCTGGCCACGCTCGACTCGCAGCGTGAGATGGAACAGGACCCCAGCATGCCGTGTGGTCACCTGGCATCGCTGTTCAATGCCCAAGGTCCTAACCTGAACTGCTTGACGGCCTGTGCCGCTTCGAGCCAGGCCATTGGCGAGGCCCGCGAACTGATCAAGCGCGGTACGTGCGACGTGATGCTCTCAGGCGGCGCACACTCCATGATCCATCCTTTCGGCGTCACCGGCTTCAACTTGCTGACCGCCTTGTCGACTCGCAACGACGAACCGACCAAGGCTTCGCGTCCTTTCGACCGCGAACGTGACGGGTTCGTGCTGGGCGAAGGGGCTTCGATGGTCGTGCTTGAAGAGCTCGAACATGCCAAGGCCCGCGGCGCAACGATCTTCGGCGAGATCATCGGCTATGGCACCACGGCAGATGCTTTCCGAATTACCGATACGCATCCGGAAGGTCGGGGCGGTATCGCCTGTATGAAGATGGCCATGCAGGACGCCGGTATCGGTCCTGAGCAGGTCAATTACGTGAACGCCCACGGCACCAGCACCACGGTGAACGACAAGGTCGAAACGTTGTGCTGCAAAGAAGCGTTCGGCGAAGAGTGGGCTAAGAAGATCCCAGTCTCCAGTACCAAGAGCATGATGGGGCACCTGATTGCTGCCGCTGGCGTGACCGAAGCGATCGTCTGCATGTTGGCTATTCGCGACAACATCCTGCCGCCCACGATCAACTACGAGAACCCAGACGACAACTGCGATCTCGACTACGTGCCCAACGTGGCACGCGAAGCCAAGGTCGATATCGCCCTGAACAACAGCTTTGGGTTCGGTGGCCAAAACATCACGCTCGCCCTGAGTCGTTTCAAAGGCTAG
- a CDS encoding beta-hydroxyacyl-ACP dehydratase, with product MRWFWIDKFIEFKSGTSAKAVKCVSLAEDHLHDHFRYLPVMPHSLVIEGIAQTGGLLAGEVYDFRERVVLAKVAKAIFHGTAHPGDQLTYSATMNDIRENGAYVSATSHIGDKLHAEVELFFAHLSDKDQQRELFFPADLLSMLRLLGLYEVGQAKDGSPLQPPDYMIQAEIELTKTPSIS from the coding sequence ATGCGTTGGTTTTGGATCGACAAGTTCATTGAGTTTAAGAGTGGCACGTCGGCCAAAGCGGTGAAGTGTGTCTCGTTGGCCGAAGACCATCTGCACGATCACTTTCGCTATCTGCCGGTTATGCCGCATTCGCTGGTGATCGAAGGCATCGCTCAGACTGGCGGTTTGCTTGCCGGCGAAGTTTATGACTTCCGCGAACGTGTGGTTCTGGCCAAAGTAGCCAAGGCTATCTTTCATGGCACCGCTCACCCTGGCGACCAATTGACCTACTCGGCCACCATGAATGACATCCGCGAGAACGGAGCGTATGTCTCGGCGACAAGTCACATCGGCGATAAGCTACACGCCGAGGTCGAACTGTTTTTCGCCCACCTCAGCGACAAAGACCAGCAGCGCGAGCTGTTCTTCCCGGCCGACCTGCTATCAATGCTACGCTTGCTTGGCTTGTATGAAGTCGGTCAAGCCAAGGATGGTTCCCCGCTTCAACCACCCGATTACATGATTCAAGCGGAAATCGAACTGACCAAAACCCCCTCGATTTCGTAG
- a CDS encoding acyl carrier protein produces the protein MAPSDDEVFEKVREALVDALGVDEEEVVPEATMVGDLGAESIDFLDIVFRLEKAFGITIPRDELFPEDILTNAQYVQGGKVTDEGLAELKKRMPFADLSKFEANPVVSDFGNLLTVNDMCSYVKSKLA, from the coding sequence ATGGCACCCTCGGATGACGAAGTTTTTGAAAAGGTCCGCGAAGCCTTGGTAGACGCATTGGGCGTCGACGAGGAAGAAGTGGTACCGGAGGCGACCATGGTTGGTGATCTGGGTGCCGAGTCGATTGACTTCCTGGATATCGTGTTCCGCCTGGAAAAAGCGTTCGGTATTACCATTCCACGTGACGAACTGTTCCCAGAAGACATTCTGACCAACGCTCAGTACGTTCAAGGTGGTAAGGTCACCGACGAAGGTCTGGCCGAACTGAAGAAGCGAATGCCATTCGCTGACCTCAGCAAGTTCGAAGCCAACCCAGTCGTGTCGGACTTCGGCAACCTGCTGACCGTCAATGACATGTGCAGCTACGTTAAGTCGAAGCTGGCCTAA
- a CDS encoding 3-hydroxyacyl-ACP dehydratase FabZ family protein, which yields MKFSLIDQISEIHPGERISAVKCLSLAEEYLQDHFPRFPVMPGVLMLEAMTQTGAWLVRVTNNFSHSVTVLKEARNVKYGNFVEPGEMLVVKAELVKMDGNLASLKVSGEVAGTVAVSSRIVLESYNSSGTDEPNITDQNAIRQLKQQYDLLFRQPSAL from the coding sequence ATGAAGTTCAGTCTGATCGATCAAATCTCGGAGATCCATCCCGGCGAACGAATTTCGGCGGTTAAGTGCTTGAGTTTGGCCGAAGAGTACCTGCAGGATCACTTCCCGCGGTTTCCGGTCATGCCAGGCGTGTTGATGCTGGAAGCCATGACTCAAACCGGGGCTTGGCTGGTTCGCGTAACCAACAACTTCAGCCACAGCGTGACCGTGCTGAAAGAAGCACGCAACGTGAAGTATGGCAACTTCGTCGAACCCGGCGAGATGCTGGTCGTCAAAGCGGAACTGGTCAAGATGGACGGCAACCTGGCCTCGCTCAAGGTTTCGGGCGAAGTGGCAGGAACCGTCGCCGTCAGTTCCCGCATCGTACTGGAGAGCTACAACTCGTCTGGTACGGATGAGCCGAACATTACCGATCAGAATGCAATTCGGCAATTGAAACAACAATACGATTTGCTGTTTCGCCAACCTTCGGCGTTATAA
- the nadA gene encoding quinolinate synthase NadA — MSTVSLGSFDFAPYRSLSNEELTARIQKVRDDLGSKLLILGHHYQQDEVIELSDLRGDSYQLSKMAAESSDCRYIVFCGVHFMAETADILANRPEKIEERNGQRVTVVLPDMAAGCSMADMAAIDQVENAWDDLGEIIDTNDITPVTYINSAASLKSFVGKHGGIVCTSSNADKALKWAFNRTSRVLFFPDQHLGRNTALTMGITEDQMPVWNPYAGDLGGSTEAQLVDSKVILWQGHCSVHQMFKKEHVDAFRQNHPGIKILVHPECMREVNEIADVSGSTGKIIETVRNAPAGTKWAIGTELHLVNRLKKEHPEQEIHFLSPVVCMCATMYRIDLAHLCWSLENLAAGTPVNEIHVDDETAKWSRVALQRMLEVSA; from the coding sequence ATGTCGACCGTTTCCCTGGGATCATTCGATTTTGCCCCCTATCGATCCCTTTCTAACGAGGAACTCACCGCTCGGATCCAGAAAGTCCGCGACGACCTCGGCAGTAAACTGCTCATTCTGGGACATCACTATCAGCAAGATGAAGTGATCGAACTGTCCGATCTCCGTGGCGATAGCTACCAATTGAGCAAAATGGCCGCCGAAAGTAGCGACTGCCGCTACATCGTCTTCTGCGGTGTTCACTTCATGGCTGAAACAGCCGATATCCTGGCCAATCGCCCTGAAAAGATCGAAGAGCGTAACGGCCAACGGGTCACGGTGGTGCTGCCTGATATGGCCGCCGGTTGCTCGATGGCCGATATGGCCGCCATCGACCAGGTCGAGAACGCCTGGGACGACCTAGGCGAGATCATTGACACAAATGACATCACACCAGTGACTTACATCAATTCCGCTGCGAGCCTGAAGTCGTTTGTCGGCAAGCACGGCGGCATCGTATGCACTTCGAGTAATGCCGACAAAGCCCTGAAATGGGCGTTCAACCGCACCAGTCGCGTCCTGTTCTTCCCCGATCAGCACCTCGGCCGGAACACGGCTCTGACCATGGGAATCACTGAAGATCAGATGCCGGTGTGGAACCCGTACGCAGGCGACTTAGGAGGCAGCACCGAGGCGCAACTCGTTGACAGCAAAGTGATTCTGTGGCAAGGGCACTGCAGCGTGCACCAGATGTTCAAGAAGGAACACGTCGACGCGTTCCGGCAGAATCACCCAGGAATCAAGATCCTGGTGCACCCGGAATGCATGCGGGAAGTCAACGAAATCGCCGACGTGTCCGGCTCGACGGGGAAGATCATCGAGACCGTCCGCAACGCTCCGGCGGGTACAAAGTGGGCGATCGGGACCGAACTCCACTTGGTCAATCGACTTAAGAAGGAACACCCCGAACAGGAAATCCACTTCCTCAGCCCGGTGGTATGCATGTGCGCGACGATGTATCGGATCGACCTGGCGCACCTTTGCTGGTCGCTGGAGAATCTGGCGGCGGGAACCCCGGTCAACGAGATTCATGTCGATGACGAAACGGCCAAGTGGTCTCGGGTCGCACTGCAGCGGATGCTGGAAGTATCGGCCTAA
- the rpmA gene encoding 50S ribosomal protein L27 — protein sequence MAHKKGQGSSRNGRDSNPQYRGVKKYGGQTVKAGSILVRQLGTKFRAGKNVGMGKDYTLFALSDGTVMFDQGSRRVNIVAEAN from the coding sequence ATGGCCCATAAGAAAGGTCAAGGTTCTAGCCGTAACGGTCGCGATTCCAACCCACAATATCGCGGCGTAAAGAAGTACGGCGGCCAAACGGTTAAGGCTGGCAGCATTCTCGTTCGCCAACTGGGCACCAAGTTTCGTGCCGGTAAGAACGTCGGCATGGGCAAGGACTACACCTTGTTCGCCCTGTCCGATGGCACGGTCATGTTCGACCAGGGCAGCCGCCGCGTGAACATCGTGGCTGAAGCCAACTAG
- a CDS encoding type III pantothenate kinase, with protein MPVESLIAVDIGNTRVHFARFENFRADEVTPPVSTFSYSTYSSDIQGLRNWLTDATLPWYTVSVHRSALASLEAFSKMEPRVSSFVAFNHQKLPIEIAIPSPEKIGLDRLAAAVAANHMRQKDRPAIVVDAGTAITIDVVSDAGEFVGGAILPGMQTSAKALAARTDALPQITINLENRPAAIGTNTSEAMQSGLFWGSVGAVRETIRRVSDQLNSDKRPQIFFSGGDVNYLAPWMDLDIETVDHLVMRGVALAAQSL; from the coding sequence GTGCCGGTTGAGTCGCTCATCGCCGTCGACATTGGCAACACGCGGGTACACTTTGCTCGCTTCGAGAACTTCCGTGCGGACGAAGTGACGCCGCCGGTGTCGACCTTTTCGTATTCGACTTATTCGTCCGACATTCAAGGTCTGCGAAACTGGCTAACCGATGCTACCCTTCCCTGGTACACCGTAAGCGTGCATCGCTCGGCACTCGCTTCGCTGGAAGCGTTCTCGAAGATGGAACCGCGCGTCAGCTCGTTTGTCGCGTTCAATCATCAGAAGCTGCCGATTGAGATTGCGATTCCCTCCCCGGAGAAGATTGGCCTCGACCGACTGGCCGCAGCCGTTGCCGCAAACCATATGCGACAAAAAGATCGACCGGCGATCGTGGTCGATGCCGGGACCGCCATCACCATCGATGTGGTATCAGACGCAGGAGAGTTCGTCGGTGGTGCCATCCTGCCTGGCATGCAGACCAGTGCCAAGGCGCTTGCCGCTCGGACGGACGCACTACCGCAGATCACGATCAATCTGGAAAATAGGCCTGCGGCGATCGGTACCAACACAAGTGAGGCCATGCAAAGCGGCCTCTTCTGGGGCTCGGTCGGAGCCGTGCGAGAAACGATCCGCCGCGTTTCCGATCAACTCAATTCCGATAAGCGTCCGCAAATCTTCTTCAGCGGTGGCGATGTGAATTACCTGGCACCATGGATGGACCTCGACATCGAAACGGTCGATCACCTGGTGATGCGTGGTGTGGCCTTGGCAGCTCAGTCGCTTTAA
- a CDS encoding NAD-dependent epimerase/dehydratase family protein, whose translation MKSLITGINGFVGQHLASYLRSRGDEVRGTYVGSQPSSESDLKWEISQPATPSLIDTLKDFSPDVIYHLAAISHPGSCGDDLPTETCKAVNILGTRHVADLALALPSEPKVIFTSSSKVYGARTAEQPWAREDDPLQPKGGYAHSKWAAENMLRDRIEQGLKVVIARAFNHTGPGQSPIYLVPEWCQKVKEADGPQVVRSLTTSLDLSDVRDVVRIYRLLAEKGALGETYNVGSGQAITTADIWNTLCEIRGEQVEVTAEKPDPSQQPIADVTKLYQAIGEIERISLRQTLEDVYQGTTE comes from the coding sequence GTGAAGTCTCTGATTACCGGCATCAATGGATTCGTCGGTCAGCATCTCGCGTCGTACTTGCGTTCACGCGGGGACGAAGTTCGCGGGACCTATGTCGGAAGTCAGCCTTCGTCCGAGTCGGATCTGAAGTGGGAGATCTCGCAGCCGGCCACCCCTTCGTTGATCGATACGCTGAAAGACTTTTCGCCCGACGTGATCTACCACCTCGCGGCGATCAGTCACCCTGGCAGCTGTGGCGATGACCTTCCCACCGAAACCTGCAAGGCAGTCAATATCCTGGGAACACGTCACGTAGCCGACCTGGCGTTGGCACTACCATCGGAACCAAAGGTTATCTTCACCAGCAGCAGCAAGGTGTATGGCGCCCGCACCGCCGAGCAGCCGTGGGCCCGGGAAGACGATCCGCTACAGCCCAAAGGGGGCTATGCCCATAGCAAGTGGGCAGCCGAAAACATGCTGCGAGATCGTATCGAGCAGGGGCTGAAGGTCGTCATCGCTCGGGCGTTCAATCATACTGGCCCGGGTCAAAGTCCAATCTACCTGGTGCCGGAGTGGTGCCAGAAGGTGAAGGAGGCCGATGGTCCACAAGTGGTGCGATCGTTGACAACGTCCCTCGACTTAAGCGATGTTCGCGACGTGGTTCGCATCTACCGGCTTCTTGCTGAGAAGGGAGCCTTGGGTGAAACCTATAACGTCGGCAGCGGTCAGGCAATCACGACGGCCGACATCTGGAACACGCTATGCGAGATCCGCGGCGAGCAGGTCGAAGTCACCGCCGAGAAGCCAGACCCTTCGCAGCAGCCGATTGCCGATGTTACGAAGCTATACCAAGCGATTGGTGAGATCGAACGAATCTCGTTACGGCAAACTTTAGAAGACGTCTACCAAGGCACCACTGAGTAG
- the gmd gene encoding GDP-mannose 4,6-dehydratase, with the protein MRVALITGITGQDGAYLAKFLLAKGYEVHGMVRRGSTLPFERIADLTEKITLHQGDLLDQMALNRLIEKVQPSEVYNLAAQSFVPTSFDQPILTGEVTALGVTRILEAIRTVDTNIRFYQASSSEMFGKVYEEPQRETTPFWPRSPYGVSKMYGHWMTVNYRESYNLFAASGILFNHESPLRGTEFVTRKISYAVAKIANSLQSELRLGNLDAERDWGFAGDYVEAMWLMLQADTPDDYVVATGQKHTVREFCRLAFERVNLDWEKYVVVDERFYRPADVNTLCGDSSKARKELGWQPKVSFEQLVHMMVDEDMKRVKAEIKLAEEQA; encoded by the coding sequence ATGCGAGTGGCACTGATCACCGGGATCACCGGGCAGGATGGCGCGTACCTGGCCAAGTTTCTCCTGGCCAAGGGCTACGAAGTCCATGGGATGGTGCGACGTGGCAGCACACTTCCTTTTGAGCGAATTGCGGATCTGACCGAAAAGATCACGCTGCATCAAGGGGATTTGCTCGACCAGATGGCTCTCAATCGGCTGATCGAAAAAGTTCAGCCGTCGGAGGTCTATAACCTGGCCGCGCAAAGTTTCGTGCCGACCAGCTTCGACCAACCAATCCTGACAGGCGAGGTCACCGCGCTTGGCGTCACGCGTATCTTGGAAGCGATTCGTACGGTCGACACAAACATCCGTTTCTATCAGGCCTCGAGCAGTGAGATGTTCGGGAAGGTCTACGAAGAGCCGCAGCGGGAAACGACCCCGTTCTGGCCGCGTAGCCCTTACGGTGTGTCGAAGATGTACGGCCACTGGATGACGGTCAACTATCGCGAGAGCTACAACCTGTTTGCCGCCAGTGGGATCTTGTTCAATCACGAATCCCCCCTTCGCGGAACGGAATTCGTGACCCGCAAGATCTCTTACGCGGTCGCGAAGATTGCAAATAGCCTGCAAAGCGAACTCCGCTTGGGCAACCTCGATGCCGAGCGCGACTGGGGTTTCGCTGGCGACTACGTCGAAGCGATGTGGTTGATGCTGCAAGCCGATACGCCCGATGATTATGTCGTGGCGACTGGACAGAAGCATACCGTCCGCGAGTTCTGCCGGTTGGCATTCGAGCGAGTCAATCTCGACTGGGAGAAGTACGTCGTCGTTGACGAGCGCTTCTATCGACCGGCCGACGTCAACACGCTGTGCGGCGACTCGAGCAAGGCCCGCAAGGAGTTGGGCTGGCAGCCGAAAGTCTCGTTCGAGCAGTTGGTGCACATGATGGTCGACGAAGACATGAAACGCGTCAAAGCGGAAATCAAACTCGCTGAGGAGCAGGCGTGA
- the gyrA gene encoding DNA gyrase subunit A produces MSIEDELKESYLTYAMSVIVSRALPDVRDGLKPSQRRILVAMNDLNLTPGAQRVKCAKISGDTSGNYHPHGESVIYPTLVRMAQDWNMRYVLVDKQGNFGSIAGLPPAAMRYTEARMSGFAQLLLEDLKLDTVDYVPTYDEARTEPTVLPSKFPNLLVNGANGIAVGMATSIPPNNLREICQAVIQLIDDPGTSLDEILNIVQGPDFPTGGIICGRAAIRQGYKTGRSTIVVRSHTTIEHAKSGAKIIIHDIPYQQTRDRVEEKIASLVNEGRIQGIRSVSNLSDLQEPVRIVIELKRDADPDIVLNQLYQFSPIQDSFSIILLALVDGKPRTMSIKEMLEEFIRHRVTVIRRRTQFLLAKARQRKHTIEGLLLALADIDEIIRIIRSSSTQAEAKQRLMGVECPASMMARALGEQGFAQFQMERGESDVYFLTSVQTDAILRMTLGQLVNLEQEKLAGEHAKLLEEITEYLRILSDEANILAIIREQMEEIDRRFGDDRRTEISHEEIGNIDLEDLIEEETMVVSISTKGYIKRTPASIYKAQRRGGKGIKGAKSEEEDPIRHLFVASTHAYVLFFTTKGKVLWQKVYDLPNLSRESRGRAVVNLLQLEEGEHIADCRAVRDFDMPDHCLVMATRKGLVKKTLLEAYSRPKKNGIIAIKLKEDDELIDVAITKPGDELVLSTEKGMAIRFRESDARAMGRNSSGVKGINLTKGDSLVGMVVADPDAQLLTVCENGYGKRTNFGPGLTVEDEGGDNDSDDNDSNDSGSEEESTSGSARYRTQKRGGKGLRDIKTTERNGKVVAVARVDDSDEVLMMTARGKIQRISAAEISMVGRNTQGVRIMSMDEGDSLAAVVRVPKEDTDDEVDATEAPASPAPEAAPEATDQPTAEDSTSEDSDSEASGEE; encoded by the coding sequence ATGTCGATCGAGGACGAGCTCAAGGAGAGCTACCTCACCTACGCGATGAGCGTGATCGTCAGCCGCGCCTTGCCCGATGTTCGCGACGGGCTGAAGCCTTCGCAGCGGCGCATTCTGGTGGCGATGAACGACCTGAACCTCACTCCGGGGGCACAGCGGGTCAAATGCGCCAAGATCAGTGGTGATACCTCTGGTAACTACCACCCGCACGGTGAATCGGTCATCTACCCGACTCTCGTCCGTATGGCCCAAGACTGGAACATGCGTTACGTGCTGGTCGACAAGCAAGGTAACTTCGGTTCGATCGCCGGTTTGCCTCCGGCGGCCATGCGATATACCGAAGCTCGCATGTCCGGCTTTGCCCAGCTTCTGCTGGAAGACCTGAAGCTCGACACGGTCGACTATGTGCCGACCTACGACGAAGCCCGTACCGAACCAACCGTCCTTCCGAGCAAGTTCCCGAACCTGCTGGTCAACGGGGCCAATGGTATCGCGGTCGGTATGGCGACTTCCATTCCGCCCAATAACCTCCGCGAGATTTGCCAGGCCGTCATTCAACTGATCGACGATCCGGGGACTTCGTTGGACGAGATCCTCAATATCGTCCAGGGGCCTGACTTCCCGACCGGCGGTATCATCTGTGGTCGGGCAGCGATTCGCCAAGGTTACAAGACCGGCCGTAGCACGATCGTTGTTCGTTCGCACACGACGATCGAACATGCCAAGAGCGGCGCGAAGATCATCATTCACGACATCCCTTACCAGCAGACTCGCGACCGCGTCGAAGAGAAGATCGCCTCGCTGGTCAACGAAGGTCGCATCCAGGGGATTCGCTCGGTCAGCAACCTTTCCGACCTGCAAGAGCCGGTGCGGATCGTCATCGAGCTGAAGCGAGACGCCGACCCCGATATCGTTCTGAACCAGCTGTACCAGTTCTCACCGATTCAGGACTCGTTCTCGATCATCCTGTTGGCATTGGTCGATGGCAAGCCGCGAACGATGTCGATCAAGGAAATGCTGGAGGAGTTCATCCGCCACCGCGTGACGGTCATTCGCCGCCGCACGCAGTTCCTGTTGGCCAAGGCACGTCAGCGCAAGCACACCATCGAAGGTTTGCTGTTGGCACTGGCCGATATCGACGAGATCATCCGCATCATTCGTTCGTCCAGCACCCAGGCCGAAGCGAAGCAGCGCCTGATGGGGGTCGAATGTCCCGCCTCGATGATGGCCCGAGCTCTTGGTGAGCAAGGGTTTGCTCAGTTCCAGATGGAACGGGGCGAATCGGATGTCTACTTCCTGACTTCGGTTCAGACCGACGCGATCCTGCGAATGACGCTCGGTCAGTTGGTGAACCTGGAACAGGAAAAGCTGGCTGGCGAGCACGCCAAGCTGTTGGAAGAGATCACCGAGTACCTGCGTATCTTGTCGGACGAAGCCAATATCCTGGCCATCATCCGCGAGCAGATGGAAGAGATCGATCGCCGCTTTGGTGACGATCGTCGTACCGAGATCTCGCACGAAGAGATCGGCAACATTGATCTGGAAGACCTCATCGAAGAAGAAACGATGGTGGTCTCGATCAGCACCAAGGGTTACATCAAACGAACCCCGGCCAGCATCTATAAAGCCCAGCGCCGCGGTGGTAAGGGAATTAAGGGTGCCAAGAGCGAAGAGGAAGATCCGATTCGCCACCTGTTCGTCGCTTCGACCCACGCTTACGTCCTCTTCTTCACGACGAAGGGTAAGGTGTTGTGGCAAAAGGTGTACGACCTGCCGAACCTCAGCCGCGAAAGCCGCGGCCGCGCCGTGGTCAACCTGCTTCAGCTGGAAGAAGGTGAGCACATCGCCGACTGCCGAGCTGTGCGTGACTTCGACATGCCTGACCACTGCCTGGTGATGGCTACCCGCAAGGGCCTGGTGAAGAAGACCTTGCTCGAAGCGTACAGCCGTCCGAAGAAGAACGGTATTATCGCGATCAAGCTGAAAGAAGATGACGAATTGATCGACGTCGCGATCACCAAGCCAGGCGACGAACTGGTCCTTTCAACCGAAAAGGGGATGGCCATCCGTTTCCGCGAGAGCGATGCCCGAGCCATGGGCCGTAACTCAAGCGGTGTGAAGGGGATCAACCTCACCAAGGGAGATAGCCTGGTGGGAATGGTTGTGGCCGATCCAGACGCTCAGCTGCTGACCGTGTGCGAAAATGGCTACGGCAAGCGGACCAACTTCGGCCCAGGCCTGACGGTCGAAGACGAAGGCGGCGACAACGATTCGGATGACAACGATTCCAATGACAGCGGATCGGAAGAAGAATCGACTTCGGGTAGCGCTCGGTACCGCACGCAAAAGCGTGGTGGTAAGGGTCTGCGAGACATCAAGACGACCGAACGTAACGGCAAGGTCGTTGCCGTCGCTCGTGTCGATGATTCCGACGAAGTCCTGATGATGACTGCCCGCGGTAAGATCCAGCGTATTTCCGCCGCCGAGATCAGTATGGTCGGCCGCAATACGCAGGGCGTTCGCATCATGTCGATGGACGAAGGAGACAGCCTGGCCGCCGTTGTTCGTGTTCCGAAGGAAGACACCGACGACGAAGTGGATGCAACCGAAGCACCCGCATCGCCAGCCCCTGAGGCCGCACCAGAAGCAACCGACCAACCCACTGCAGAAGACTCGACTAGCGAAGATTCTGATTCCGAAGCGAGTGGCGAGGAGTAA
- a CDS encoding CPBP family intramembrane glutamic endopeptidase, with protein sequence MWKPRFTNDQPAKNECMSAPEVELETQEINYWQATARPLTSLIFVLPMLAVYEAGVLMLGPDAIRNGVDVWLRQFLGLMGLGQYFLLPVLTIAILLSWHHLKSYPWQFRPTNLPLMAAESMVLGLMLLCLAHFQASVMQMHVVAANAGPEVDTTTKQVVAYFGAGIYEELLFRLMLIPVLIVFIQGFAFPKLVATFAAMLISSLVFAAAHYNFFVTGGDPIDGYTFLFRLSAGLIFASIFALRGFGIAAGSHAMYDVLVAFS encoded by the coding sequence ATGTGGAAACCTCGCTTCACCAACGATCAGCCAGCAAAGAACGAGTGCATGTCCGCTCCGGAAGTGGAACTTGAAACCCAAGAGATTAACTATTGGCAGGCCACTGCACGCCCGCTAACGAGTTTGATCTTCGTGCTGCCGATGCTGGCCGTCTATGAGGCCGGCGTGCTGATGCTTGGTCCCGATGCCATTCGCAACGGCGTCGATGTCTGGCTCCGACAGTTCCTGGGGCTGATGGGACTCGGGCAGTACTTTCTTCTGCCGGTGCTGACGATTGCCATTCTTCTTTCCTGGCATCATTTGAAGTCGTACCCTTGGCAGTTTCGTCCGACCAACCTGCCGCTGATGGCTGCGGAATCGATGGTGCTGGGGTTGATGCTTCTGTGCCTGGCTCATTTTCAAGCGTCGGTCATGCAGATGCACGTCGTCGCGGCCAATGCCGGCCCGGAAGTCGATACGACCACCAAGCAGGTCGTCGCCTATTTCGGAGCAGGTATCTACGAAGAACTCTTGTTTCGCCTGATGCTGATCCCGGTGCTGATCGTGTTCATCCAGGGCTTTGCATTTCCGAAACTGGTTGCCACGTTTGCGGCGATGCTGATTAGCAGCTTGGTGTTTGCCGCGGCCCATTACAACTTCTTCGTAACTGGCGGCGATCCGATCGATGGCTATACATTTCTGTTTCGCCTGTCGGCTGGGCTGATTTTCGCATCGATCTTTGCCCTGCGTGGATTTGGCATCGCGGCCGGTTCGCACGCCATGTACGACGTGCTGGTCGCGTTTTCTTAG